In a single window of the Nicotiana tomentosiformis chromosome 8, ASM39032v3, whole genome shotgun sequence genome:
- the LOC104111785 gene encoding uncharacterized protein yields the protein MTFKDIPETRKMINMYSLANGYDLQQVKSDPARLRYICGGGVKFKTLEPEHTYEPAFENQRVDVNTIAAYFKIGLKDNPKIKVKEMRASLKAAFNVNEKLEGSFSDEYNKLVAYANELKLSNPGSDVIINLSKDALEEGKRRFLRMYICFQAMKSGFKSGLRPFIGLDGTFLKGKSKGQLLVAVGQDSANYLYPLAWSIVDKEIKLTWKWFLGHLQTSLDLKMGEGITFISDMQKILCKHIEANWCRRWGSGEYKKFLWWAAWSTYEEDFKDQIKSMSQVDDDGKSVDNNLTESFNAWILQARHKPIIKMLEDIRIKVMNMINEHEAEVMTWGNEYSPKTMELYNQFMRIALKCHVNGSADNGYEVTESSDRHIVNPWLKKCTCRA from the exons ATGACATTTAAAGATATACCTGAAACTAGGAAAATGATCAACATGTATTCTCTTGCAAATGGATATGACTTGCAGCAAGTTAAAAGTGACCCAGCAAGGCTTAGGTACATCTGT GGGGGTGGGGTTAAATTCAAGACTTTAGAGCCTGAGCACACATATGAACCTGCATTTGAAAATCAAAGAGTTGATGTAAATACAATAGCTGCTTACTTTAAAATAGGCTTGAAAGATAATCCCAAAATTAAGGTTAAAGAGATGAGAGCAAGCTTGAAAGCTGCATTTAATGTAAAT GAGAAACTTGAAGGTAGTTTTTCAGATGAATATAATAAGCTTGTTGCCTATGCCAATGAACTGAAACTTAGCAATCCTGGGAGTGATGTGATAATTAACTTATCAAAAGATGCTCTTGAAGAAGGCAAAAGGAGGTTTTTAAGGATGTATATTTGTTTTCAAGCAATGAAGTCTGGGTTTAAGAGTGGTTTGAGACCTTTCATTGGATTGGATGGAACATTTTTGAAAGGGAAATCTAAAGGTCAGCTCTTGGTGGCTGTTGGTCAAGATTCTGCCAATTATTTATATCCATTGGCTTGGTCTATTGTTGATAAAGAAATAAAACTTACTTGGAAGTGGTTCTTAGGTCACCTGCAGACTTCACTAGACCTCAAAATGGGTGAAGGGATCACATTTATATCAGATATGCAGAAG ATTTTGTGTAAGCATATAGAAGCAAATTGGTGTAGGAGATGGGGTTCTGGTGAGTACAAAAAATTCCTTTGGTGGGCTGCATGGAGTACTTATGAAGAGGACTTCAAAGATCAGATAAAGAGTATGAGTCAAGTAGATGATGATGGAAAG TCTGTGGACAACAACTTGACCGAGTCATTCAATGCATGGATCTTGCAAGCAAGGCACAAGCCAATCATTAAGATGCTTGAGGATATTAGAATCAAGGTGATGAACATGATTAATGAACATGAAGCTGAGGTGATGACATGGGGAAATGAGTACAGTCCCAAAACCATGGAGTTGTACAATCAATTCATGAGGATTGCATTGAAGTGTCATGTTAATGGGAGTGCAGACAATGGATATGAGgtgactgaaagtagtgacaggCACATTGTGAATCCATGGTTAAAGAAATGTACCTGCAGGGCATGA